In a genomic window of Phalacrocorax aristotelis chromosome 8, bGulAri2.1, whole genome shotgun sequence:
- the AFF4 gene encoding AF4/FMR2 family member 4 isoform X1, with product MERRDPWGAVVASRLNMNREDRNVLRMKERERRNQEIQQGEEAFPPNSPLFAEPYKVTSKEDKLSSRIQSMLGNYDEMKDLIGDRSLQKLVGIPKPTVPSTPDEKSNQSFFGDQRHNASSHQSSKWTPVGPAPSTSSQSQKRSSGLQSGHSSQRGSGNNTSSSGQRHDRDSYSSSSSRKKSQHGSEHSKPRSSSPGKPSAVSSLSSSHSRSHGNDHHSKEHQRSKSPRDPDANWDSPSRVPSFSSGQHSNQSFPPSLMSKSSSMLQKPTAYVRPMDGQESMEPKLSSEHYSSQTHSSSVNELKPSSKAHLTKLKIPSQPLDASASGDVSCVDEILKEMTHSWPPPLTAIHTPCKTEPSKFPFPTKESQQSSFGTGEQKRYNPSSKTSNGHQSKSCESNQTDMLKDDLKLSSSEDSDGEQDCDKTVPRSTPGSNSEPSQHNSEGADNSRDDSSSHSGSESSSGSDSESESSSSDSEANEPSQSASPEPEPPPTNKWQLDNWLNKVNSHKVSPASSVDSNIPSSQGYKKEGRDQGTGSGYTDQSGSKDSISSTPGRDSKPTQKGSESSRGRQKSPAQSDSSTQRRTVGKKQPKKAEKTSVEEPRGGLKIESETPVDMATNIPSNRHKAATKGSRKPNIKKEPKSSPRPTTEKKKYKASSKSAQKSREFIETDTSSSDSDENESLPPSSQTPKYSESNRTPVKSSMEEDDSFFRQRIFSPMEEKELLSPLSDPDERYPLIVKIDLSLLSRIPGKPYKDADAPKVEKKNVPEKHARESQKQPSDKSSTKGKRKHKQNEDENRASESKKTKLEEKAPSGHKTSSSRESSKPSAVKEKDLLPSPAAPVLQKDSKQEHGSRKRTVSQSSSLKSSSNLSKDGSSGSKSSSSSKQKKTEGKGSSSAKETKEKILNNSSNCPPASAQSTESSKSRRAKLVFDDRTYSADHYLQEAKKLKHNADALSDRFEKAVYYLDAVVSFIECGNALEKNAQESKSPFPMYSETVELIKYTMKLKNYLAPDATAADKRLAVLCLRCQSLLYLRLFKLKKESALKYSKTLTEHLKNSYNNSQAPSPGIGSKPVGMPSPVSPKLSPGNSGNYSSGAANPSGSGSSVTIPQRIHQMAASYVQVTSNFLYATEIWDQAEQLSKEQKEFFAELDKVMGPLIFNSSIMTDLVRYTRQGLHWLRLDAK from the exons CAACATGAACCGTGAAGACCGGAATGTGCTGCGtatgaaagaaagggaaaggcgAAATCAAGAAATTCAACAGGGTGAAGAAGCCTTTCCACCTAACTCTCCTCTCTTTGCTGAACCATACAAAGTT acCAGCAAAGAAGACAAATTGTCTAGTCGTATTCAGAGCATGCTTGGTAATTATGATGAAATGAAGGATCTTATAGGAGACAGATCGCTACAAAAGCTTGTTGGAATTCCCAAACCAACTGTACCATCAACACCAGatgaaaaatcaaaccaaagtTTCTTTGGTGATCAGAGACATAATGCTAGCTCACACCAGAGCAGCAAATGGACTCCTGTAGGACCAGCACCCAGCACTTCCTCGCAATCTCAGAAACGGTCCTCGGGTTTACAGAGCGGACATAGTAGTCAGCGTGGCAGTGGCAATAACACTAGCAGCAGTGGCCAGAGGCACGACCGCGACTCGtacagtagcagcagcagccgcaaAAAAAGCCAGCATGGGTCCGAACACTCCAAACCCCGTTCTTCCAGCCCTGGAAAACCATCTGCTGTTTCTTCGTTGAGCTCCAGCCATTCGAGATCTCATGGAAATGATCACCACAGCAAAGAACATCAACGTTCAAAATCTCCCCGGGATCCTGATGCCAACTGGGACTCTCCCTCCCGTGTACCCTCATTTTCAAGTGGACAACACTCTAATCAGTCTTTCCCACCCTCACTAATGTCCAAGTCCAGTTCAATGTTACAGAAACCCACTGCGTATGTAAGGCCAATGGATGGGCAGGAATCCATGGAACCAAAGTTATCCTCCGAACACTACAGTAGTCAGACCCACAGCAGCAGCGTGAACGAGCTGAAGCCTAGCAGCAAAGCACATCTAACCAAGCTGAAAATACCTTCACAACCGCTAGAT GCATCAGCATCTGGTGATGTGAGCTGCGTGGATGAAATTCTAAAA GAGATGACCCATTCTTGGCCTCCTCCACTGACGGCTATTCATACGCCGTGCAAAACTGAACCGTCAAAGTTTCCTTTTCCAACAAAG GAGTCTCAACAGTCCAGTTTTGGCACTGGAGAACAGA aACGATATAATCCTTCATCAAAAACATCCAATGGTCATCAATCCAAATC gtGTGAATCGAACCAGACAGA TATGTTGAAAGATGACTTAAAACTTAGCAGTAGTGAAGACAGCGATGGAGAGCAG GACTGCGATAAGACAGTGCCAAGGAGCACACCTGGAAG taattctgAGCCTTCGCAGCATAACAGTGAAGGAGCAGATAATTCAAGGGATGACTCGAGCAGCCACAGCGGATCTGAGAGCAGTTCAGGGTCTGACTCTGAAAGTGAAAGCAGTTCCAGTGATAGTGAAGCTAATGAACCATCACAGAGTGCATCCCCTGAG cCAGAGCCACCACCAACAAACAAGTGGCAACTGGATAACTGGTTGAACAAAGTTAATTCACATAAAGTGTCACCAGCTTCTTCCGTGGACAGCAATATCCCATCCTCCCAAGGCTACAAAAAAGAGGGACGGGATCAGGGGACGGGGAGCGGGTACACCGATCAAAGCGGATCCAAGGATTCAATTTCTTCTACACCGGGGCGAGATTCCAAACCCACCCAAAAGGGCTCGGAGAGCAGTCGCGGCAGGCAGAAGTCACCTGCCCAGAGCGACAGCTCAACACAGAGGAGGACTGTAGGTAAAAAGCAGCCCAAGAAGGCAGAAAAGACATCTGTCGAGGAGCCTAGAGGAGGTCTTAAAATAGAAAGTGAAACCCCAGTAGACATGGCAACAAATATACCTTCAAACAGGCATAAGGCAGCCACAAAAGGCTCCAGGAAACCCAATATAAAGAAAGAGCCCAAATCTTCCCCTCGGCCtaccacagagaaaaagaaatacaaggcTTCAAGCAAATCTGCCCAGAAATCCAGGGAATTCATAGAAACAGATACCTCATCCTCTGATTCAGATGAAAATGAGAGCCTGCCTCCTTCATCACAAACACCCAAATACTCTGAGAGCAATAGGACTCCTGTTAAATCTTCCATGGAGGAGGATGACAGCTTTTTTCGGCAAAGAATATTCTCTCCTATGGAAGAGAAAGAGCTTCTTTCACCACTCAGTGATCCTGATGAAAGGTACCCACTTATTGTGAAGATTGACCTGAGCCTCTTATCAAGAATACCAGGGAAGCCTTACAAGGATGCTGATGCACccaaagtggaaaagaaaaacgtGCCGGAGAAGCACGCGAGAGAATCCCAGAAGCAGCCATCTGACAAAAGTTCtacaaaaggcaaaaggaaacaTAAGCAG aATGAGGATGAAAACAGAGCCAGTGAAAGCAAGAAAAcgaaactggaagaaaaagctcCATCAGGACACAAGACTTCTAGCAGCAGGGA GTCCTCAAAGCCAAGTGCTGTTAAAGAGAAGGATTTACTGCCgtctcctgctgccccagtcCTGCAGAAAGATTCCAAGCAAGAACATGGGTCCCGGAAGAGGACAGTCAGTCAGTCGTCATCCTTAAAGTCCAGCAGCAACCTTAGCAAGGATGGTAGCAGCGGCAGTAAAAGCAGCTCATCTTCCAAACAAAAGAAGACGGAGGGGAAGGGTTCTAGCAGTGCTAAGGAAACCAAG gaaaagATTCTGAACAATTCTTCAAACTGCCCTCCTGCATCTGCACAGTCCACGGAAAGTTCAAAGTCAAGAAGAGCAAAACTTGTTTTTGATGATAG GACTTACTCAGCTGATCATTATTTACAGGAAGCAAAGAAGTTAAAACATAATGCAGATGCATTG TCTGACAGGTTTGAGAAGGCTGTGTACTACCTAGATGCTGTAGTGTCATTCATTGAGTGTGGGAATGCATTGGAGAAAAATGCTCAGGAATCCAAGTCCCCGTTCCCTATGTATTCAGAAACTGTGGAATTAATCAA ATACACTATGAAGCTGAAGAATTACTTGGCGCCGGATGCTACAGCTGCAGATAAAAGGCTAGCAGTGCTTTG TCTTCGGTGTCAATCTCTACTATACCTAAGgcttttcaaactgaaaaaggaaagtgCATTGAAATATTCTAAGACTCTGACTGAACATCTGAAG AATTCCTATAATAATTCTCAAGCACCGTCACCTGGTATAGGAAG CAAGCCTGTCGGAATGCCGTCTCCAGTCTCTCCAAAGCTGTCTCCAGGGAATTCAGGAAATTACTCTTCCGGGGCAGCCAACCCTTCAGGGAGCGGGTCTTCGGTGACGATCCCCCAGAGGATCCATCAGATGGCAGCCAGCTACGTCCAAGTTACGTCCAACTTCCTCTATGCCACTGAAATCTGGGACCAAGCCGAACAGCTGTCTAAAGAACAGAAAG aGTTCTTTGCTGAACTGGATAAAGTTATGGGCCCTCTGATTTTTAATTCGAGCATCATGACAGACCTAGTGCGTTACACCCGGCAGGGATTGCATTGGTTGCGCCTGGATGCCAAGTGA
- the AFF4 gene encoding AF4/FMR2 family member 4 isoform X2, producing MNREDRNVLRMKERERRNQEIQQGEEAFPPNSPLFAEPYKVTSKEDKLSSRIQSMLGNYDEMKDLIGDRSLQKLVGIPKPTVPSTPDEKSNQSFFGDQRHNASSHQSSKWTPVGPAPSTSSQSQKRSSGLQSGHSSQRGSGNNTSSSGQRHDRDSYSSSSSRKKSQHGSEHSKPRSSSPGKPSAVSSLSSSHSRSHGNDHHSKEHQRSKSPRDPDANWDSPSRVPSFSSGQHSNQSFPPSLMSKSSSMLQKPTAYVRPMDGQESMEPKLSSEHYSSQTHSSSVNELKPSSKAHLTKLKIPSQPLDASASGDVSCVDEILKEMTHSWPPPLTAIHTPCKTEPSKFPFPTKESQQSSFGTGEQKRYNPSSKTSNGHQSKSCESNQTDMLKDDLKLSSSEDSDGEQDCDKTVPRSTPGSNSEPSQHNSEGADNSRDDSSSHSGSESSSGSDSESESSSSDSEANEPSQSASPEPEPPPTNKWQLDNWLNKVNSHKVSPASSVDSNIPSSQGYKKEGRDQGTGSGYTDQSGSKDSISSTPGRDSKPTQKGSESSRGRQKSPAQSDSSTQRRTVGKKQPKKAEKTSVEEPRGGLKIESETPVDMATNIPSNRHKAATKGSRKPNIKKEPKSSPRPTTEKKKYKASSKSAQKSREFIETDTSSSDSDENESLPPSSQTPKYSESNRTPVKSSMEEDDSFFRQRIFSPMEEKELLSPLSDPDERYPLIVKIDLSLLSRIPGKPYKDADAPKVEKKNVPEKHARESQKQPSDKSSTKGKRKHKQNEDENRASESKKTKLEEKAPSGHKTSSSRESSKPSAVKEKDLLPSPAAPVLQKDSKQEHGSRKRTVSQSSSLKSSSNLSKDGSSGSKSSSSSKQKKTEGKGSSSAKETKEKILNNSSNCPPASAQSTESSKSRRAKLVFDDRTYSADHYLQEAKKLKHNADALSDRFEKAVYYLDAVVSFIECGNALEKNAQESKSPFPMYSETVELIKYTMKLKNYLAPDATAADKRLAVLCLRCQSLLYLRLFKLKKESALKYSKTLTEHLKNSYNNSQAPSPGIGSKPVGMPSPVSPKLSPGNSGNYSSGAANPSGSGSSVTIPQRIHQMAASYVQVTSNFLYATEIWDQAEQLSKEQKEFFAELDKVMGPLIFNSSIMTDLVRYTRQGLHWLRLDAK from the exons ATGAACCGTGAAGACCGGAATGTGCTGCGtatgaaagaaagggaaaggcgAAATCAAGAAATTCAACAGGGTGAAGAAGCCTTTCCACCTAACTCTCCTCTCTTTGCTGAACCATACAAAGTT acCAGCAAAGAAGACAAATTGTCTAGTCGTATTCAGAGCATGCTTGGTAATTATGATGAAATGAAGGATCTTATAGGAGACAGATCGCTACAAAAGCTTGTTGGAATTCCCAAACCAACTGTACCATCAACACCAGatgaaaaatcaaaccaaagtTTCTTTGGTGATCAGAGACATAATGCTAGCTCACACCAGAGCAGCAAATGGACTCCTGTAGGACCAGCACCCAGCACTTCCTCGCAATCTCAGAAACGGTCCTCGGGTTTACAGAGCGGACATAGTAGTCAGCGTGGCAGTGGCAATAACACTAGCAGCAGTGGCCAGAGGCACGACCGCGACTCGtacagtagcagcagcagccgcaaAAAAAGCCAGCATGGGTCCGAACACTCCAAACCCCGTTCTTCCAGCCCTGGAAAACCATCTGCTGTTTCTTCGTTGAGCTCCAGCCATTCGAGATCTCATGGAAATGATCACCACAGCAAAGAACATCAACGTTCAAAATCTCCCCGGGATCCTGATGCCAACTGGGACTCTCCCTCCCGTGTACCCTCATTTTCAAGTGGACAACACTCTAATCAGTCTTTCCCACCCTCACTAATGTCCAAGTCCAGTTCAATGTTACAGAAACCCACTGCGTATGTAAGGCCAATGGATGGGCAGGAATCCATGGAACCAAAGTTATCCTCCGAACACTACAGTAGTCAGACCCACAGCAGCAGCGTGAACGAGCTGAAGCCTAGCAGCAAAGCACATCTAACCAAGCTGAAAATACCTTCACAACCGCTAGAT GCATCAGCATCTGGTGATGTGAGCTGCGTGGATGAAATTCTAAAA GAGATGACCCATTCTTGGCCTCCTCCACTGACGGCTATTCATACGCCGTGCAAAACTGAACCGTCAAAGTTTCCTTTTCCAACAAAG GAGTCTCAACAGTCCAGTTTTGGCACTGGAGAACAGA aACGATATAATCCTTCATCAAAAACATCCAATGGTCATCAATCCAAATC gtGTGAATCGAACCAGACAGA TATGTTGAAAGATGACTTAAAACTTAGCAGTAGTGAAGACAGCGATGGAGAGCAG GACTGCGATAAGACAGTGCCAAGGAGCACACCTGGAAG taattctgAGCCTTCGCAGCATAACAGTGAAGGAGCAGATAATTCAAGGGATGACTCGAGCAGCCACAGCGGATCTGAGAGCAGTTCAGGGTCTGACTCTGAAAGTGAAAGCAGTTCCAGTGATAGTGAAGCTAATGAACCATCACAGAGTGCATCCCCTGAG cCAGAGCCACCACCAACAAACAAGTGGCAACTGGATAACTGGTTGAACAAAGTTAATTCACATAAAGTGTCACCAGCTTCTTCCGTGGACAGCAATATCCCATCCTCCCAAGGCTACAAAAAAGAGGGACGGGATCAGGGGACGGGGAGCGGGTACACCGATCAAAGCGGATCCAAGGATTCAATTTCTTCTACACCGGGGCGAGATTCCAAACCCACCCAAAAGGGCTCGGAGAGCAGTCGCGGCAGGCAGAAGTCACCTGCCCAGAGCGACAGCTCAACACAGAGGAGGACTGTAGGTAAAAAGCAGCCCAAGAAGGCAGAAAAGACATCTGTCGAGGAGCCTAGAGGAGGTCTTAAAATAGAAAGTGAAACCCCAGTAGACATGGCAACAAATATACCTTCAAACAGGCATAAGGCAGCCACAAAAGGCTCCAGGAAACCCAATATAAAGAAAGAGCCCAAATCTTCCCCTCGGCCtaccacagagaaaaagaaatacaaggcTTCAAGCAAATCTGCCCAGAAATCCAGGGAATTCATAGAAACAGATACCTCATCCTCTGATTCAGATGAAAATGAGAGCCTGCCTCCTTCATCACAAACACCCAAATACTCTGAGAGCAATAGGACTCCTGTTAAATCTTCCATGGAGGAGGATGACAGCTTTTTTCGGCAAAGAATATTCTCTCCTATGGAAGAGAAAGAGCTTCTTTCACCACTCAGTGATCCTGATGAAAGGTACCCACTTATTGTGAAGATTGACCTGAGCCTCTTATCAAGAATACCAGGGAAGCCTTACAAGGATGCTGATGCACccaaagtggaaaagaaaaacgtGCCGGAGAAGCACGCGAGAGAATCCCAGAAGCAGCCATCTGACAAAAGTTCtacaaaaggcaaaaggaaacaTAAGCAG aATGAGGATGAAAACAGAGCCAGTGAAAGCAAGAAAAcgaaactggaagaaaaagctcCATCAGGACACAAGACTTCTAGCAGCAGGGA GTCCTCAAAGCCAAGTGCTGTTAAAGAGAAGGATTTACTGCCgtctcctgctgccccagtcCTGCAGAAAGATTCCAAGCAAGAACATGGGTCCCGGAAGAGGACAGTCAGTCAGTCGTCATCCTTAAAGTCCAGCAGCAACCTTAGCAAGGATGGTAGCAGCGGCAGTAAAAGCAGCTCATCTTCCAAACAAAAGAAGACGGAGGGGAAGGGTTCTAGCAGTGCTAAGGAAACCAAG gaaaagATTCTGAACAATTCTTCAAACTGCCCTCCTGCATCTGCACAGTCCACGGAAAGTTCAAAGTCAAGAAGAGCAAAACTTGTTTTTGATGATAG GACTTACTCAGCTGATCATTATTTACAGGAAGCAAAGAAGTTAAAACATAATGCAGATGCATTG TCTGACAGGTTTGAGAAGGCTGTGTACTACCTAGATGCTGTAGTGTCATTCATTGAGTGTGGGAATGCATTGGAGAAAAATGCTCAGGAATCCAAGTCCCCGTTCCCTATGTATTCAGAAACTGTGGAATTAATCAA ATACACTATGAAGCTGAAGAATTACTTGGCGCCGGATGCTACAGCTGCAGATAAAAGGCTAGCAGTGCTTTG TCTTCGGTGTCAATCTCTACTATACCTAAGgcttttcaaactgaaaaaggaaagtgCATTGAAATATTCTAAGACTCTGACTGAACATCTGAAG AATTCCTATAATAATTCTCAAGCACCGTCACCTGGTATAGGAAG CAAGCCTGTCGGAATGCCGTCTCCAGTCTCTCCAAAGCTGTCTCCAGGGAATTCAGGAAATTACTCTTCCGGGGCAGCCAACCCTTCAGGGAGCGGGTCTTCGGTGACGATCCCCCAGAGGATCCATCAGATGGCAGCCAGCTACGTCCAAGTTACGTCCAACTTCCTCTATGCCACTGAAATCTGGGACCAAGCCGAACAGCTGTCTAAAGAACAGAAAG aGTTCTTTGCTGAACTGGATAAAGTTATGGGCCCTCTGATTTTTAATTCGAGCATCATGACAGACCTAGTGCGTTACACCCGGCAGGGATTGCATTGGTTGCGCCTGGATGCCAAGTGA
- the AFF4 gene encoding AF4/FMR2 family member 4 isoform X3, giving the protein MERRDPWGAVVASRLNMNREDRNVLRMKERERRNQEIQQGEEAFPPNSPLFAEPYKVTSKEDKLSSRIQSMLGNYDEMKDLIGDRSLQKLVGIPKPTVPSTPDEKSNQSFFGDQRHNASSHQSSKWTPVGPAPSTSSQSQKRSSGLQSGHSSQRGSGNNTSSSGQRHDRDSYSSSSSRKKSQHGSEHSKPRSSSPGKPSAVSSLSSSHSRSHGNDHHSKEHQRSKSPRDPDANWDSPSRVPSFSSGQHSNQSFPPSLMSKSSSMLQKPTAYVRPMDGQESMEPKLSSEHYSSQTHSSSVNELKPSSKAHLTKLKIPSQPLDASASGDVSCVDEILKEMTHSWPPPLTAIHTPCKTEPSKFPFPTKESQQSSFGTGEQKRYNPSSKTSNGHQSKSCESNQTDMLKDDLKLSSSEDSDGEQDCDKTVPRSTPGSNSEPSQHNSEGADNSRDDSSSHSGSESSSGSDSESESSSSDSEANEPSQSASPEPEPPPTNKWQLDNWLNKVNSHKVSPASSVDSNIPSSQGYKKEGRDQGTGSGYTDQSGSKDSISSTPGRDSKPTQKGSESSRGRQKSPAQSDSSTQRRTVGKKQPKKAEKTSVEEPRGGLKIESETPVDMATNIPSNRHKAATKGSRKPNIKKEPKSSPRPTTEKKKYKASSKSAQKSREFIETDTSSSDSDENESLPPSSQTPKYSESNRTPVKSSMEEDDSFFRQRIFSPMEEKELLSPLSDPDERYPLIVKIDLSLLSRIPGKPYKDADAPKVEKKNVPEKHARESQKQPSDKSSTKGKRKHKQNEDENRASESKKTKLEEKAPSGHKTSSSRESSKPSAVKEKDLLPSPAAPVLQKDSKQEHGSRKRTVSQSSSLKSSSNLSKDGSSGSKSSSSSKQKKTEGKGSSSAKETKEKILNNSSNCPPASAQSTESSKSRRAKLVFDDRTYSADHYLQEAKKLKHNADALSDRFEKAVYYLDAVVSFIECGNALEKNAQESKSPFPMYSETVELIKYTMKLKNYLAPDATAADKRLAVLCLRCQSLLYLRLFKLKKESALKYSKTLTEHLKNSYNNSQAPSPGIGSKPVGMPSPVSPKLSPGNSGNYSSGAANPSGSGSSVTIPQRIHQMAASYVQVTSNFLYATEIWDQAEQLSKEQKGLYLKC; this is encoded by the exons CAACATGAACCGTGAAGACCGGAATGTGCTGCGtatgaaagaaagggaaaggcgAAATCAAGAAATTCAACAGGGTGAAGAAGCCTTTCCACCTAACTCTCCTCTCTTTGCTGAACCATACAAAGTT acCAGCAAAGAAGACAAATTGTCTAGTCGTATTCAGAGCATGCTTGGTAATTATGATGAAATGAAGGATCTTATAGGAGACAGATCGCTACAAAAGCTTGTTGGAATTCCCAAACCAACTGTACCATCAACACCAGatgaaaaatcaaaccaaagtTTCTTTGGTGATCAGAGACATAATGCTAGCTCACACCAGAGCAGCAAATGGACTCCTGTAGGACCAGCACCCAGCACTTCCTCGCAATCTCAGAAACGGTCCTCGGGTTTACAGAGCGGACATAGTAGTCAGCGTGGCAGTGGCAATAACACTAGCAGCAGTGGCCAGAGGCACGACCGCGACTCGtacagtagcagcagcagccgcaaAAAAAGCCAGCATGGGTCCGAACACTCCAAACCCCGTTCTTCCAGCCCTGGAAAACCATCTGCTGTTTCTTCGTTGAGCTCCAGCCATTCGAGATCTCATGGAAATGATCACCACAGCAAAGAACATCAACGTTCAAAATCTCCCCGGGATCCTGATGCCAACTGGGACTCTCCCTCCCGTGTACCCTCATTTTCAAGTGGACAACACTCTAATCAGTCTTTCCCACCCTCACTAATGTCCAAGTCCAGTTCAATGTTACAGAAACCCACTGCGTATGTAAGGCCAATGGATGGGCAGGAATCCATGGAACCAAAGTTATCCTCCGAACACTACAGTAGTCAGACCCACAGCAGCAGCGTGAACGAGCTGAAGCCTAGCAGCAAAGCACATCTAACCAAGCTGAAAATACCTTCACAACCGCTAGAT GCATCAGCATCTGGTGATGTGAGCTGCGTGGATGAAATTCTAAAA GAGATGACCCATTCTTGGCCTCCTCCACTGACGGCTATTCATACGCCGTGCAAAACTGAACCGTCAAAGTTTCCTTTTCCAACAAAG GAGTCTCAACAGTCCAGTTTTGGCACTGGAGAACAGA aACGATATAATCCTTCATCAAAAACATCCAATGGTCATCAATCCAAATC gtGTGAATCGAACCAGACAGA TATGTTGAAAGATGACTTAAAACTTAGCAGTAGTGAAGACAGCGATGGAGAGCAG GACTGCGATAAGACAGTGCCAAGGAGCACACCTGGAAG taattctgAGCCTTCGCAGCATAACAGTGAAGGAGCAGATAATTCAAGGGATGACTCGAGCAGCCACAGCGGATCTGAGAGCAGTTCAGGGTCTGACTCTGAAAGTGAAAGCAGTTCCAGTGATAGTGAAGCTAATGAACCATCACAGAGTGCATCCCCTGAG cCAGAGCCACCACCAACAAACAAGTGGCAACTGGATAACTGGTTGAACAAAGTTAATTCACATAAAGTGTCACCAGCTTCTTCCGTGGACAGCAATATCCCATCCTCCCAAGGCTACAAAAAAGAGGGACGGGATCAGGGGACGGGGAGCGGGTACACCGATCAAAGCGGATCCAAGGATTCAATTTCTTCTACACCGGGGCGAGATTCCAAACCCACCCAAAAGGGCTCGGAGAGCAGTCGCGGCAGGCAGAAGTCACCTGCCCAGAGCGACAGCTCAACACAGAGGAGGACTGTAGGTAAAAAGCAGCCCAAGAAGGCAGAAAAGACATCTGTCGAGGAGCCTAGAGGAGGTCTTAAAATAGAAAGTGAAACCCCAGTAGACATGGCAACAAATATACCTTCAAACAGGCATAAGGCAGCCACAAAAGGCTCCAGGAAACCCAATATAAAGAAAGAGCCCAAATCTTCCCCTCGGCCtaccacagagaaaaagaaatacaaggcTTCAAGCAAATCTGCCCAGAAATCCAGGGAATTCATAGAAACAGATACCTCATCCTCTGATTCAGATGAAAATGAGAGCCTGCCTCCTTCATCACAAACACCCAAATACTCTGAGAGCAATAGGACTCCTGTTAAATCTTCCATGGAGGAGGATGACAGCTTTTTTCGGCAAAGAATATTCTCTCCTATGGAAGAGAAAGAGCTTCTTTCACCACTCAGTGATCCTGATGAAAGGTACCCACTTATTGTGAAGATTGACCTGAGCCTCTTATCAAGAATACCAGGGAAGCCTTACAAGGATGCTGATGCACccaaagtggaaaagaaaaacgtGCCGGAGAAGCACGCGAGAGAATCCCAGAAGCAGCCATCTGACAAAAGTTCtacaaaaggcaaaaggaaacaTAAGCAG aATGAGGATGAAAACAGAGCCAGTGAAAGCAAGAAAAcgaaactggaagaaaaagctcCATCAGGACACAAGACTTCTAGCAGCAGGGA GTCCTCAAAGCCAAGTGCTGTTAAAGAGAAGGATTTACTGCCgtctcctgctgccccagtcCTGCAGAAAGATTCCAAGCAAGAACATGGGTCCCGGAAGAGGACAGTCAGTCAGTCGTCATCCTTAAAGTCCAGCAGCAACCTTAGCAAGGATGGTAGCAGCGGCAGTAAAAGCAGCTCATCTTCCAAACAAAAGAAGACGGAGGGGAAGGGTTCTAGCAGTGCTAAGGAAACCAAG gaaaagATTCTGAACAATTCTTCAAACTGCCCTCCTGCATCTGCACAGTCCACGGAAAGTTCAAAGTCAAGAAGAGCAAAACTTGTTTTTGATGATAG GACTTACTCAGCTGATCATTATTTACAGGAAGCAAAGAAGTTAAAACATAATGCAGATGCATTG TCTGACAGGTTTGAGAAGGCTGTGTACTACCTAGATGCTGTAGTGTCATTCATTGAGTGTGGGAATGCATTGGAGAAAAATGCTCAGGAATCCAAGTCCCCGTTCCCTATGTATTCAGAAACTGTGGAATTAATCAA ATACACTATGAAGCTGAAGAATTACTTGGCGCCGGATGCTACAGCTGCAGATAAAAGGCTAGCAGTGCTTTG TCTTCGGTGTCAATCTCTACTATACCTAAGgcttttcaaactgaaaaaggaaagtgCATTGAAATATTCTAAGACTCTGACTGAACATCTGAAG AATTCCTATAATAATTCTCAAGCACCGTCACCTGGTATAGGAAG CAAGCCTGTCGGAATGCCGTCTCCAGTCTCTCCAAAGCTGTCTCCAGGGAATTCAGGAAATTACTCTTCCGGGGCAGCCAACCCTTCAGGGAGCGGGTCTTCGGTGACGATCCCCCAGAGGATCCATCAGATGGCAGCCAGCTACGTCCAAGTTACGTCCAACTTCCTCTATGCCACTGAAATCTGGGACCAAGCCGAACAGCTGTCTAAAGAACAGAAAG